The Cryptomeria japonica chromosome 2, Sugi_1.0, whole genome shotgun sequence region aattggagcatgtttatttagtttttctaatgattttgagtcattggtttgagtgccaagtcaccgggagtcaaaatgcaactttttgagcaacaaaagttgtcaaaagttgtcaaaaagctgtcaaaaagtgcaaaaaagtgacttttggtggttttggttagttccagcctgtacctgtccatacaaaggcttcaataagttggcacatgtataaaaaccatgttcccatcattgtatgtatggttcatgttggaaaagtaagTGAAATACTTGTTTTTGCTCTTgttttgtgagttttaactagttttctgcacttttgagagtacagtccgtaccatggcttcatgagtccATACTACTCCTGTTTTTTATTGGTGTGATCTCATTTTATGTTTGAGTagtggtttggaacaagttttgtttgaagtgctcttgagaaaggcattgttttgtggttccaatggaagatcattcatggtccaactgatttcttcaaagtctcttcacccatggctttgaggaaatttgttggatcctttgtacatactgtatcatacatctattttccttttctagcaatgcacaagtgtttgtaagcccatggcaagtatgtgaagtgaacaacttggcttgggtatccttAAATTTGTtggaatggtactttgctgttcatagcactgtactttgaaatgttgaagaagaattaagttggcaagagtcatcattgtattttaccatccttgtctctctcatgacttggttggatgcaagaagcaaaggtgtaatcagactgcaaaacagtgagtcactgtttcattgttagatcctcattgccaacctccctaaatggatagtatggaatgatggattcctctttcatgcatcatggaatgtatttataaatgtttttaatgctaagaagacaagatgcacaattttattgtaaaggacctaaataaggatcctagaaaggtgtatCCTCTGTCACAGTCTTATAGTGCTGTCATGTTTTGTGGTATCTTTTGAGTGATCAAACTTGTAAGATCCTTGAAGAGGATATATGTGTTATTTTACCTTGCCATTTACACCTTCTTGCAGGCTAGGGATAGAGtgaagaaataaattaaaacaaagaaagaaagtgtaAATAGTTTTAAGACTGTTaaagtgcagtgatggcgggtGTATGAGCAACAGTCATAAGAAATCCCTTCTTATTTGCTTTGCAGGGTGTTCAAACTCATGTCAACTCTTTTTTGCATCCATATTTGATataatttcattgtatttggtttatcaATGTTGAAAATGTGtgtaaaacattaaaaacatcgttgtcccagtcctctagactgttatttctgtgtaagggcaggagtatggcatttgtttgacataatgaaaATATTCTAAGTTGGATTTTGGATCCTTGGAAGTGTTTTATAGATGTCATAGCAAGGTTTTAACTTTTAAATTGGGTCTAGTAGCATGGAGAagacctttaatttgcaaaccctcactaaaaccttcaaaaacccttgaaaaatgcctcttttgtgggacagtcctcaaacagtccgtacagtacttgccatagaaaaaatccttgagtcttcatcatcaatagaccacatctccaagggtttgtcatgaattTTAGCaagttgagcagggtgaacaaatttcactaaaaactagggctaattctagtagcctttttggagcaaaattgacaatttcatgaaatcggtaaggaaggagaggtaaatgattgtttcaaataatcaaaaCTAATaagttaagacctgagacaccctactacaagcccCACAACATTTCATTAAGTCATTTGaccaaaatgaccatttgaacctagaagttgccttgagtagaacCACGCTCTTTGCACTCAACTTGGgaattttcattcttgaaaggtgagggacagtcatcatactttgcagacctgtccagatgctcaatcaacacattaatatgattgaaatccttaaaggtgcaaacaagatTTGGTagaccatggttctccaacagttgcccattcctggaagagaggagattcagccagttggacaaccaaacttgttcatttttggtgacacacaagaggacctcatttcagacttgaatgccttagcatggaaggtaaggaggagtgatgtacaatacaatagggtgcaagcagtgttgaatagagaggaggagataggagaaaggtttagaagaatcccatttgtgcctagggattgatttgggaagcacattgagaacaaaagcccaccaacctcaaagaagaccaactCCTACTCTACCTCCTCATCAATATGCTATCAACTAAGTGAACTCTATCTAAAACCAAGTTCCTCATAAAACCTTGAAAGGAGTTACTCCTTTTGAAGGTTAGAGAGGTAAGAAATCAACAATGAAACATTTTAGTCTTTGAATGTCAACCTACACAATGTTATGGATCTTCATAGTGGGCATTTGATCTTTGTGGGTTATACAAATGCAATAAAGAGATATTGGTTCCTTATTCATAAGATATTCAACAAAATGATTGTTAATTTCGAGGAAGGTTCTTCAAGGCCAACTCTTAAAATTTCTTCTTCAATTATTTAAGTATACTTCAAACAAATAATTGCTTGTCTTAGATTTAATTTCAAGAACTAAAACATATCTATTCTACCAAATTCATTCACGACACAATATCAATCTTATTACTTTTTAATATAAAGAAATTTTATATTTAACTAAAAACAATCCCTAATAATCCCAATTCAAAGGCTTCCACCTTTATAAACAAGCTAATATAGCAAGATATTCCCACATAGTCAATATTACAACCTCTTTCCAGAATGCAAGTGAAATCTAGTTACTTCACATTCTCCCTATAATACACTAAATAGCTTATGATTTAATGCATCTTGCAACCTCTTTCTAAACCTAGTTTAGAAATTAAATTCAGAGAACCATAACTTGTGTTCTTGATGCATCTTCAAATTTTAAGTGTAACTaatttcaatttctcatccaaaatcggtatttttttatttcaaaataaaggACCAGTTAAGACCCCTTTGTGGTCCACCGTTTGCATGCATATACCCATAATATGCAACAAGAATCTAAATTTCTCTATCTATTACATACTTATGAATTTTCTTAGTTCTTAAAGAAATTTTCATTTAAGCTTTTAGAGTTATCTTCATTATTTGAATGTTATTATgtgatttaattgttattgctaAAGACTCATTGTTGTATTTCCTCTTGAGAGCATGTTACTTGGATATTCTAAGAGTATTAAAATATTAGGCTTAACATTTTTCTTAACATAGTCTCTTTCGGTCTTTGGTAGTAGATTTATTTTCCTTGTAATGGATAATTAAGTAGAATTATATCTTTGGTAAAGTGTTTACTTGTGAAGTTGGCTGCGTAAGGTGTGGTTGAATATTTATGAGTTACTTAGAAGCTATGTTTTTTCTCAAGTTTTTCATTGAAATTCAACCTTTAACTCTTCACTTTGTATCCTAGAAAGTAGTGGTACCGGTTATGTTTGTCCCAAACTATCACTTATACTCAATATAATACATTGTCTCaccataatttaaataatttatgagTCCTTATGACATAACATGAATATTATAGCTTCATATATGTTGTCCTATACCATTTATTTGTTCATAAATTCATCTACCTTGTTCAAACATTTATGTACTTTATAATAGGTTAACCAATCTATGCTATTGCCATCAAGATTAGCCTATGAATTGGTCATCATGAAGTTAGCCATGTTTAAGAACCAATAGTATTAAATACTTAGAAGAATAGAAGGGAATATTGCCTAATTTTAGCAAATCTCAAAGTAGAAGGAAAGAGGAATTATATCCCATGTGTTGATCTTGTCCAACCTTGGTAGTCAACATTACTTCATTTATGGTCATTGTAAGGTCTAATACATCCTCATTACTTATATTTCCAAAGTACAACTATAAACTAGGTTAAGGTCTATAACAATAAAAGCTTTCAAACAAATTGAATTTCTTTTAAATAGATCTACTACCCCTTTTCTATTGGCCCAAGCATTGTGACCTCGTTTACCATAATAATAATATTTAGCTACCTTTTTTCCTTGCattgatattaaaaaaataaaatgatatacattatattgaaatattttgtCAAAAAGAGTTCTTTTAGATGCCCAAATACCTACTATTCAAGGCACAAAAGCCATAAGTAAATCACTACAAACTCTAATATATAAGCTTGAATGcattaaaactttcaaaataatagaaaaaaacCTCCAAAACAAACTTATATTCAAAAAGCTCTATGAAATGATAAAAGGAGAAAATTAAACCAATAAAATGAATTTTATTATTGAAATatacaaataataatttaaattatttaggtGGTTGTTATTTAGTCTATGCCCTCCTTTTTTATTgatttgaaaataataataataataaataaataaataaataaaataaaattcttagATTAATCAATAAAATACACACTTTTACATAATTTCTCCCAATTTGTGGGAAAATTATTCTAATTAATCCCTCAAACTCCTCACTGCGACCCCACCCGGAATTCTCGCAGGTCTTCCGTCCGCTGCGGAAAAAGCCCTGTATGCTCTTCCGCAAGTATAGGAAAATAACTATTCTCAACGACTTCCTCTAATGTTGGAAAATCCTCAAAATCGGTCATATCCCCAAGAAGCGAATCGAGCAGTGTCAACCCCTGCTCCTCGAACATCTGCTCCCTCTCCATACAAGACTGGGATTTCGAAGCAGAAAATACGGCGCCGTTATCCGGAACCTGCCGGAATTCTTGCAGAGCAAATTTGGCCGCCACAGATTGAATTTGTGCAGGAGATAGTGAAGAGGCGGACGGAATTTCCGGCAGGGAGTCGGGGAAATTAAACTTGGCTTGGGATCCTCTGAGGCAGTAAATTGCACAGTCATAAGCCCGAGCGGCCTGATAAGGAAAATCATAAGACCCCAGCCAAATTCTAACCCTGGAATTGGGCACTCTCACTTCGGAAACCCATTTCCCCCATTTTCTCATTCGCACTCCCTTGAATTGTTGTGCCTTGTCTTGGCTGTGCTCCAATGTGGTATGTTGTTTCCGATTTGCCAACGTCTTAACCATGTTCTGTAGCACATAGAATTTACGAATACTTCGACTTGTATATGAAAAAATGTGTTCCAGTGCTTGCGCTTATATAGAGAGGATTCTAATGTCTGAGTCTATTTTTCGGGGTGACCGTGAAGAATTTTTCCACTGCCTTTTCACTAGTCTTATTTTGCGGGTACAATTTTTTAAAGATTTGCCAATTTCGGTCAgtttgggatgaggaggaaaatgaccCCTCGTTGCTGGAAAGATCAAATATGGAAGAAATGAAAATGGCGGCTTGTGTGTGGAATGAGAAAGCATGAAAAGGGCCCACGTTTGTTTACTTGGCCAACATGGTCGTCAAATTGAGGAGGTTTTGGGGTCGCCTTCTGCATTTATCTTCCAGAAGGTTTTAAAGTCTACATGTTGACGGTTGCACGGCATAACATGACCTCACAAGCCGTAACGTAAGCAATGACGTGCTCCTAAaattaaacacttcaaattaagACCACACTCTTAGCCGGGTACACTTTCTCAATTAAACTACTAAGGGGAGGGATTATTCGGCTAATTTTGTCTTTAAATCTCCGTTTTTTAAGAAATGTAAATGGATACTTACCATGTAGATGTTCTTATAAATGAAAATAAACTTTCTTACACTTAGGTTAAGTTTATAAAATAAGATCTCTTGATAGTCAGACCTCTCCCTATTGATAGTAAGGGTCCCTATCCCTCCTGCCATATGCGAAATTAGGGGGAGGCAGGGTGGGAGGATGAGTATATAATTCAATTTATAATTAGTCTTGCATAACATGGtattatgtttttttttggaaAGGAAGCAAAGAAAAATTAAGAATTTTTCAAAGGCTTGGCTTTTTGTCTAGTTGATCggtgtttattttttatttgttgaaGAAAGAGTTTTCAATTTgacaaaattttcaaaaaggtcATCCAATGGGAAAAGAGGGCAAGGAAAACATTACAGAGGTTTTCCGAGGCTCTTTGTTGCTAGATGCAAAATTGTGTGTGTGCAATTTGGTATGGCTTTAAGGTATTGGGCATTGCATGACAAGGATATATGTCTTACATAAGATCAAATGAACAAGGTAAGGACATGCATCAAATATTTGAAGGATAATTTGGACtgtttaaataatttatttgtgaATTCCACGAACATTCCTTGCATTACATGACTTTTTCTATTTGGTTGTGTCACAACTTTGTTAGGTAATTTATTTAAATGACTTTTCACCTTTGGATTATTGTAGCTACTATAATTATTGCCTTTGAATGTCTTTTATAAATTGTGGCTAAGATTGATTTCACCAAATTGACCTATCCATTTAATAGAATTAGAAAAATTCTAATTCTCAAACTCTAGATCATCATAAGAACATGCTTAGACTAATGGCTTGAGACGACATCCTTTTTAGGTGTCCTTCCCAAATGGTTTCATCATTTTGTTTGCATTATAACCCTTAAATGCAAATTCAATCTCAAGACACAATTTAGATTTCTTTTGGGGCTCTATTTTTCCAAccctttttttcttttcaaagcatataaatcaacatgaaaataacaatGTTTTTTTTAAAGACTTCCACAACCCACATTAGtaaaataaatttaagaaaatatatatGTCTATATTATTTTAAACAAGGATTTTTTGGGGTTTTAACTTAAGGTTTCATGATGCAAATATGGATTTTGAGAATATTCGTGTGTTGTGTATAATTGCAACTCTTTGACATTACCCTACAACACAAGTGTGAACATTTAAAAAGTAAACTcaagaattaaaatttgaaatgttgatctTACCATTTGTGGAAAGACTATTTTTTTGAATTGTAAGGATCAAATTGCATAGGATGTTAAGAAAAAAAATACAACTAGGCGACTATTGAAATTTCAATCAAGATAATAAAGAATAgaagaaaaaaaatttaagttaCTAGGGAAAAATTTTAGGCTAAGAAAACTCCATGCTATTGGCATACCAAAGAAAATCATAGTAGACCTATGCATGAAAACACTTCCCAAAAATCTACCTCTTTTAACAATTAGAGGCCATTGCTAGAATAATACAAATGTTTGATTGGGCCTATTGAATTTCCAATGTTGTGGTAGACCGTTGGATAATTTATATGGGAATTTGAAATATATGGTGTTGTCTCTTTGTACTTTCTCTTAGGTTAGGTTTATAAATTTTAGGCCATGACCACCCAAGTAATGCATCACAATATACTCCACATATAAGAACTATTAAAGACAAGGACATAGTTAATGGGATTAATCATGTTGTGGCCTATCACAACAATCCATTGTAAAGCTTAagattttctctaaaatcattttattgttgATGTGAATAATCCTTCCCTTCTCATTAATCTATATGTCTCATTTAAAATTTGCACGAGGGTTAGATGTAGACCCCATGCCAGCTTTTGTACAACAATGTTAGCCCTAGCCAATAATGGTGTTGGACCATGACTTTACACAACCCATTAGCAAATGGTGTTTTAAACATGACGATTAAAATTTTGTTTTAGTGACAAAAATAGTTAACAAACACAAATACTCCCCAAATTTTTTTATACACCTCACATTATATTCTTAAAGTATGGAATTAATTTAACTAAGGATAAAAGTTTTACAGAAATTTTATTGTAAACAAACAACTCTACATACTATTTATTATTTTACCACTTTAACCATAATATTTAACTatgaatattttctttatttttctaaaCATTAGCATTTTGGAATGTGGCAAATTGACTCTTAATATGTAGCTTTCCAACTCATTCATAAGCTACCTTCATGTCACCATGACTAATAAATCATTTTATCTAGAAAATAAATCAATGTTATTGCATGAGAAGACATATCATAAAATATCCTTATGTAGGTGAATATATCAAATGACATTATGCAAAGAACACCCTTTAATCAATAGATTAATATTAAATATTCTAATCTTATGGAGTTGTATGATGGtaaatttgttggcatttgcatgaagattgcattaatgatatgttatgttgtcattgatgtcaattaaccagtaatgatattgttgatattgttgtaatattgttttgtaaccggtaggatgaaCTAGTtaaggaaactataaccggtaggaataatttatggagtgaaccggtattgctatatattggagagttgaaccggtaaaccctacttgttgatttgataaaccttaaccgattaagtttggtgaattggtttatgatctgatgatgagaggtaatgattatgacacatatgattattgtctGAAGACAATTTCAAGTAATTTTGGCACGTTGATATAACAGTTTTCATCTAGGAAATGAGCAAGTATActacatgtaatgcaaagcgcatgatgagttactaagttcgatgaagcgatgatcaaggagcaatcaaggttttcttgattgatgtgcagagattactatgtaatccaacggtcatacttgaaccgacttgtttgtaatctctacgagaattaggtttttgttgtgttaccgacctaattgatttgtttataaggtcgatgagttgtttagtttaagagttggcaaagatcagttgagtgtgtggttgctgaactggatgatgtatctacagtttgag contains the following coding sequences:
- the LOC131032211 gene encoding ethylene-responsive transcription factor ERF016-like, translated to MVKTLANRKQHTTLEHSQDKAQQFKGVRMRKWGKWVSEVRVPNSRVRIWLGSYDFPYQAARAYDCAIYCLRGSQAKFNFPDSLPEIPSASSLSPAQIQSVAAKFALQEFRQVPDNGAVFSASKSQSCMEREQMFEEQGLTLLDSLLGDMTDFEDFPTLEEVVENSYFPILAEEHTGLFPQRTEDLREFRVGSQVADCGSGLQLQRTCVKMTRRGNRNDGVHGNENPAVMEMLRGIAARLEAVETA